The segment CCTGATGCCGCTGCTTCGCCGCTACCTGCTGCCGCTGCTGCAGGCGCGTGCCGGGCTGTATGCGCGGTGGGCTTCAGCCCACCGCAGGCCATGCAAGCGCGCGCTGGTGCGCTAAAGCGGATCGCCGCGCGGCCCCAAATGCGCATTTCAACCTCCGGACGGCCGGGGGTACTGAACGAATAAAGGCGGGACGGCCCGCCCAGCCCTCCGAGGGTTAATGAATGTTCGACAAACTCCTGATCGCCAACCGCGGGGCCATCGCCTGCCGCATCCTGCGTACGCTGCGTGCCCTGGACGTGAAAGGCGTGGCCGTCTACTCCGAGGCCGACGCCGCCAGCCTGCACCTGCAGCAGGCCGACGAAGCCCACAGCCTGGGCGACGGCCCGGCCGCCAGCACCTACCTGGTGGTGGATAAGATCCTCGGCATTACCCGGCAGACCGGCGCCAAGGCGATCCACCCCGGCTATGGCTTTCTCTCCGAGAACGCCGCCTTTGCTGAAGCCTGCGAAGCCGCCGGGATCGCCTTCGTCGGCCCGACGCCCGAGCAACTGCGGGTGTTCGGCCTCAAGCACACCGCCCGCGCCCTGGCCAAGCAGCACGGCGTACCGATGCTGGAAGGCACCGAGCTGCTCGACAGCCTCGCCGATGCCCTCGGCGCAGCCGAGCAGGTGGGCTACCCGGTGATGCTGAAAAGCACCGCCGGCGGCGGCGGCATCGGCATGCGCGTATGCCGCAATGCCGGGGAGCTGTCCGAGGCCTTCGAGGCGGTCAAGCGCCTGGGGCAGAACAACTTCAGCGATTCGGGCGTGTTCATCGAGAAATACATCGAGCGCGCCCGCCACCTGGAGGTGCAGGTGTTCGGCGACGGCCAGGGTGAGGTGATTGCCCTCGGCGTGCGCGACTGCTCGGTGCAGCGGCGCAACCAGAAGGTGCTGGAGGAAACCCCGGCGCCAGACCTGCCGGCCGGCATGGCCGAGGAACTCTGCGCGGCGGCGATCACCCTGGCCAAGGCGGTCAGCTACCGCAGCGCCGGCACCGTCGAGTTCGTCTACGACGCCGAAGCCCAGCGCTTCTACTTCCTCGAGGTGAACACCCGCCTGCAGGTGGAGCACGGCGTCACCGAGCAGGTCTGGGGCGTCGACCTGGTGCGCTGGATGATCGAACTGGCCGCCGGCGAGCTGCCGCCGCTGGCCGAGCTGGTGAATAGTCTCAAGCCGAGCGGCCACGCCATCCAGGCGCGCCTGTACGCCGAGGACCCGGGCCGCGACTTCCAGCCGAGCCCGGGCCTGCTCACCGCCGTGGACTTCCCGTCGGCGGACGGCCAGGCCCTGCGCATCGACACCTGGGTCGAGGCCGGCTGCGAGATCCCGCCCTATTTCGACCCGATGATCGCCAAGCTCATCAGCTGGGCGCCGAGCCGCGAAGAAGCCCGCATCGCGCTGGACGCCGCGCTCGGTGGCACCACCCTTTACGGCGTGGAGACCAACCGCGATTACCTGCGGCAGATTCTCGCCGACGCGCCCTTCGCCAGCGGCAACGCCTGGACCCGCTGCCTGGAAGGCCTCGCCTACCGCGCGACCACCGTCGAGGTGATCACTGCCGGCACCCAGACCACCGTGCAGGACTTCCCCGGCCGCCTCGGCTACTGGGCTGTGGGCGTGCCGCCGTCGGGCCCGATGGACAGCCGCGCGCTGCGCCTGGGCAATGCGCTGCTGGGCAACCCGGCCGATGCCGCCGGGCTGGAGATCACCATGAGCGGGCCGATCCTGCGCTTCAACACCGATGCGGTGGTGGCAGTGACTGGCGCCGAGATCCCGGTGAAGCTCGACGATGCGCCGCAACCAATGAACACCGCGCTGTTCGTCCCGGCCGGCAGCACCCTGGCCATCGGCACCCTCTTCGGCGCCGGTGCAAGGGCCTATCTGGCCGTGCGCGGCGGGCTGCAGGTGCCGGACTACCTGGGCAGCAAGAGCACCTTCACCCTCGGCCAGTTCGGCGGGCATGCCGGCCGCGCCCTGCGTGCCGGGGATGTGCTGCATCTGGCACCGCTGACCGATGCGTCGGCGGGCGCCACGCTGGCCGCCGAGCTGTGCCGCGAGCTGCCTGCCGTCCGTGAGATTCGCGTGATCTACGGCCCCCACGGCGCGCCGGAGTACTTCACCGAAGGCTACATCGCGCGTTTCTTCGCCACCGATTGGG is part of the Stutzerimonas balearica DSM 6083 genome and harbors:
- the uca gene encoding urea carboxylase, whose protein sequence is MFDKLLIANRGAIACRILRTLRALDVKGVAVYSEADAASLHLQQADEAHSLGDGPAASTYLVVDKILGITRQTGAKAIHPGYGFLSENAAFAEACEAAGIAFVGPTPEQLRVFGLKHTARALAKQHGVPMLEGTELLDSLADALGAAEQVGYPVMLKSTAGGGGIGMRVCRNAGELSEAFEAVKRLGQNNFSDSGVFIEKYIERARHLEVQVFGDGQGEVIALGVRDCSVQRRNQKVLEETPAPDLPAGMAEELCAAAITLAKAVSYRSAGTVEFVYDAEAQRFYFLEVNTRLQVEHGVTEQVWGVDLVRWMIELAAGELPPLAELVNSLKPSGHAIQARLYAEDPGRDFQPSPGLLTAVDFPSADGQALRIDTWVEAGCEIPPYFDPMIAKLISWAPSREEARIALDAALGGTTLYGVETNRDYLRQILADAPFASGNAWTRCLEGLAYRATTVEVITAGTQTTVQDFPGRLGYWAVGVPPSGPMDSRALRLGNALLGNPADAAGLEITMSGPILRFNTDAVVAVTGAEIPVKLDDAPQPMNTALFVPAGSTLAIGTLFGAGARAYLAVRGGLQVPDYLGSKSTFTLGQFGGHAGRALRAGDVLHLAPLTDASAGATLAAELCRELPAVREIRVIYGPHGAPEYFTEGYIARFFATDWEVHFNSSRTGVRLIGPKPEWVRESGGEAGLHPSNIHDNPYAIGAVDFTGDMPVILGPDGPSLGGFVCPVTVIEADLWQLGQLKAGDKVRFVPVDVATARELARELAEECTDPAFGRSELAREPDTLGAGSFASKLAPTTMSSSFTSPIVLDLGQDDTRLVARLSGDTHLLLEIGQPELDLVLRFRGHALMQALEAKALDGVVDLTPGIRSLQVHYQPETLSLEDLLAIVAGLWDAVCAAQDLKVPSRIVHLPLSWDDPACQLAIEKYMTTVRKDAPWCPSNLEFIRRINDLPNLEAVFQTVFDASYLVMGLGDVYLGAPVATPLDPRHRLVTTKYNPARTWTAENSVGIGGAYMCIYGMEGPGGYQFVGRTLQMWNRYRAVEAFGGQPWLLRFFDQIRFYPVSAEELLRIRRDFPLGRYPLKIEETELRLSDYQAFLDREAEGIDAFRQQQRAAFDAERQRWIESGQAHFESEEVAPDLGEDTPLGAGQHGIDSHIAGNLWQVSVAEGARVEAGDVLVILESMKMEIPLTAPVAGVVREVRAQPGSPVRAGQRVVVIEEV